In the genome of Magnolia sinica isolate HGM2019 chromosome 2, MsV1, whole genome shotgun sequence, one region contains:
- the LOC131227187 gene encoding uncharacterized protein LOC131227187 encodes MENIALAQEAMRDLNKKVRGGNTIVKLDLEKAYDKVNWQFLKNVLVSQGLLKKLQKPGCAGWVPALQAEKGSPRLTHLLFADNTLLFVNGYLQAEFEAQKDFWASARPLASSST; translated from the exons ATGGAGAACATCGCGCTGGCTCAGGAAGCTATGCGTGACCTCAACAAAAAGGTTAGGGGAGGAAACACAATCGTTAAGTTGGATTTAGAGAAAGCTTATGATAAGGTGAATTGGCAGTTTCTCAAAAATGTGTTGGTTAG TCAAGGCCTTCTCAAGAAGCTTCAAAAACCTGGTTGTGCAGGGTGGGTGCCTGCCCTTCAAGCAGAAAAGGGGAGCCCTCGTCTCACGCATTTGTTATTCGCTGACAACACCCTGTTATTTGTGAACG GCTATCTGCAAGCAGAATTTGAAGCACAGAAAGATTTCTGGGCTTCAGCAAGGCCCCTAGCGTCCTCAAGTACCTAG